A stretch of Candidatus Sphingomonas phytovorans DNA encodes these proteins:
- the hisD gene encoding histidinol dehydrogenase — protein sequence MIRLSTSAPDFERDFAALVNARREADADVARDVRAIVASVRDEGDAALHAFTKKFDRHDLDETGWRIDKADWLVALDGLDPDLRAALELAAERIAIYHLKQKPEDSDTTDSAGVRLGARWNAIQNAGIYIPGGRAAYPSSVLMNAIPAKVAGVERLVMVTPTPDGEINPLVLAAAHIAGVDEIWRIGGAQAIAALAYGTGRVAPVDVITGPGNAWVAEAKRQLYGVVGIDMVAGPSEIVVVADGRNDPDWIAADLLSQAEHDPTSQSILFTDDADFGNAVAEAVDAQIAQLSTAKVTRESWDANGAIIVTADLFEAIPLVDRLAPEHLELACNDPQTLFDRVRHAGSVFMGRHTPEAIGDYVAGPNHVLPTGRRARFASGLSVLDFMKRTSFLQLDAAALSAIGPAAVALAEAEGLPAHAKSVALRLAGDQTELTL from the coding sequence ATGATACGCCTTTCCACTTCCGCCCCCGATTTCGAGCGGGATTTCGCTGCGCTCGTCAATGCGCGGCGCGAAGCCGATGCCGATGTGGCGCGCGATGTGCGTGCCATCGTCGCCAGCGTGCGGGACGAGGGCGACGCTGCGCTTCACGCCTTCACCAAGAAGTTCGACCGGCACGATCTCGACGAGACCGGCTGGCGGATCGACAAGGCCGACTGGCTCGTGGCGCTCGACGGGCTTGATCCCGATCTGCGCGCCGCGCTGGAACTCGCGGCCGAACGCATCGCCATCTATCACCTCAAACAAAAGCCCGAGGACAGCGACACGACCGACTCGGCCGGCGTCAGGCTCGGCGCACGGTGGAATGCGATCCAGAACGCCGGCATCTATATCCCGGGTGGCCGGGCGGCCTATCCCTCTTCGGTGCTGATGAACGCGATCCCGGCCAAGGTCGCCGGGGTCGAACGACTGGTGATGGTGACGCCGACCCCCGACGGCGAGATCAACCCGCTGGTGCTGGCCGCCGCGCATATCGCCGGCGTGGACGAGATCTGGCGGATCGGCGGCGCGCAGGCGATCGCCGCGCTTGCCTATGGCACCGGGCGCGTCGCGCCGGTCGATGTCATCACCGGCCCCGGCAATGCCTGGGTCGCCGAGGCAAAGCGCCAGCTCTACGGCGTGGTCGGCATCGACATGGTGGCCGGGCCGAGCGAGATCGTGGTGGTCGCCGACGGCAGGAACGACCCCGACTGGATCGCCGCCGACCTGCTGAGCCAGGCCGAGCATGACCCGACCAGCCAGTCGATCCTGTTCACTGACGATGCCGATTTCGGCAACGCCGTCGCGGAGGCCGTGGACGCGCAGATCGCCCAGCTTTCAACGGCGAAGGTGACGCGCGAGAGCTGGGATGCGAACGGCGCGATCATCGTCACCGCCGACCTGTTCGAGGCGATCCCCCTTGTCGACCGGCTGGCGCCCGAACATCTCGAGCTTGCGTGCAACGATCCTCAGACGCTGTTCGACCGGGTCCGCCATGCCGGATCGGTGTTCATGGGCCGTCATACGCCCGAGGCGATCGGCGATTATGTCGCCGGTCCCAACCATGTCCTCCCGACCGGCAGGCGCGCGCGCTTCGCCTCCGGCCTGTCGGTGCTCGACTTCATGAAGCGCACCAGCTTCCTCCAGCTCGACGCCGCTGCGCTGAGCGCCATCGGCCCGGCGGCCGTGGCGCTGGCCGAGGCGGAAGGGCTCCCTGCCCATGCGAAATCAGTGGCGCTCCGCCTCGCGGGCGACCAGACGGAATTGACATTATGA
- the hisG gene encoding ATP phosphoribosyltransferase, whose amino-acid sequence MADPIIIAVPKGRILTEAVPLLERAGISPEAAFADEDSRALRFSTSNPGIDLIRVRAFDVATFVAHGAAQLGIVGSDVLAEFDYSELYAPVDLGIGHCRLSVAEPADMAAGDDPRGWSHVRIATKYPHVTRQHFEARGVQAECVKLNGAMELAPTLGLAPRIVDLVSSGKTLKENGLVEVEVIAEVTSRLIVNRAAFKTRAEVVPLVDAFRRAVEMRDAG is encoded by the coding sequence ATGGCCGATCCGATCATCATCGCCGTCCCCAAAGGGCGCATCCTTACCGAGGCCGTGCCGCTGCTCGAGCGTGCCGGAATCTCGCCCGAGGCGGCCTTCGCCGACGAGGACAGCCGCGCGCTGCGCTTCTCCACCAGCAACCCCGGCATCGACCTGATCCGGGTGCGCGCGTTCGACGTGGCGACCTTCGTCGCGCATGGGGCCGCGCAACTGGGTATCGTGGGCTCCGACGTGCTGGCCGAGTTCGACTATTCGGAACTCTACGCCCCTGTCGACCTGGGTATCGGCCATTGCCGGCTGTCGGTCGCCGAACCAGCCGACATGGCGGCGGGCGACGATCCGCGCGGCTGGAGCCATGTGCGGATCGCGACCAAATATCCGCATGTCACGCGCCAGCATTTCGAGGCGCGCGGCGTTCAGGCCGAGTGCGTCAAGCTCAACGGCGCGATGGAACTGGCGCCGACGCTGGGGCTGGCGCCGCGGATCGTCGACCTGGTGTCGTCGGGCAAGACGCTGAAGGAGAATGGCCTGGTCGAGGTCGAGGTGATCGCCGAGGTCACGTCGCGGCTGATCGTCAACCGGGCTGCGTTCAAGACCCGGGCCGAGGTGGTGCCGCTGGTGGATGCATTCCGTCGGGCCGTGGAGATGCGCGATGCTGGTTGA
- a CDS encoding DUF2332 family protein, producing the protein MTEQNVRGAFLIQEHFCTVMGAPITARICAALSLCLNRDTRTGARVLDWPGEPTTDALPLRLVGGLHALDLQGRDPALSRVFAGTITESEAVRQVLADTFVAHDDAIYPWLDGPPQTNEAGRSAALMTGLIEVARRHGPRLELLEIGSSAGLNLLIDRFRFDLGGVMFGPADSTVTIRPEWRGAPPPDVPLDIVSVRGVEIQPIDVSDPAAADRLRAYIWADNPDRLERLTRAITMIAERPVDIVQGDAADWVEARLAEPQPAGETRVLMHSVVWQYLGEERQARIEAAMAAAAAQATAERPLAWVRMEPNRVAAKQQVWVQSWPNHAEPMILADVQAHGAWVEPVSELT; encoded by the coding sequence ATGACCGAGCAGAATGTCCGCGGCGCGTTCCTGATCCAGGAACATTTCTGTACCGTGATGGGCGCGCCGATCACTGCGCGAATCTGCGCCGCTCTCTCCCTGTGCCTGAATCGCGATACCCGAACCGGCGCCCGCGTACTCGACTGGCCGGGCGAGCCGACCACAGACGCGCTGCCGCTCCGGCTGGTCGGCGGGCTTCACGCGCTCGATCTGCAGGGCAGGGATCCTGCCCTGTCGCGAGTGTTCGCCGGCACGATAACCGAGTCGGAAGCAGTGCGGCAGGTTCTCGCCGACACCTTCGTGGCGCATGACGACGCGATCTATCCTTGGCTCGACGGCCCGCCCCAGACCAACGAGGCGGGCCGTTCGGCTGCGCTGATGACCGGCCTGATCGAGGTCGCGCGTCGCCATGGCCCGAGGCTTGAACTGCTGGAGATCGGGTCAAGCGCCGGGCTCAACCTGCTGATCGACCGTTTCCGCTTCGATCTGGGCGGGGTGATGTTCGGCCCGGCCGACTCGACCGTCACGATCAGGCCGGAATGGCGCGGGGCGCCGCCACCTGATGTCCCGCTCGACATCGTCTCGGTTCGCGGGGTCGAGATCCAGCCGATCGACGTAAGCGATCCGGCCGCCGCCGATCGGCTCCGGGCCTATATATGGGCTGACAATCCCGACCGGCTCGAACGCCTGACCCGCGCCATCACGATGATCGCCGAAAGACCGGTCGATATCGTGCAGGGCGATGCGGCCGACTGGGTCGAGGCCCGCCTCGCCGAACCCCAGCCGGCCGGCGAGACACGCGTGCTGATGCATTCGGTGGTCTGGCAATATCTCGGGGAGGAGCGTCAGGCGCGGATCGAGGCGGCAATGGCCGCCGCGGCGGCGCAGGCGACGGCGGAGCGCCCGCTGGCCTGGGTCCGCATGGAACCCAACCGGGTCGCGGCAAAGCAGCAGGTCTGGGTCCAGAGCTGGCCGAATCACGCCGAGCCGATGATCCTCGCCGACGTCCAGGCCCATGGCGCATGGGTGGAACCGGTCTCGGAACTGACCTGA
- a CDS encoding alpha/beta hydrolase encodes MAFDLQRIDLPTGVALDVAVAGDPANPAIILLHGFPESHRTWRHQIPELAKTHFVLAPDQRGFARSSKPEAVSDYTPDKMVGDLIALADHFGVGTFTLVGHDWGGAIAWMAALTRPDRVAKLIIVNAPHPFVFQRSMFDDPAQREASQYIRAFRNPDFEKHIDAIGLSAFFDGSFMRHTDFENVAAEKPTYLDQWGQPGAMTAMLNWYRASAIIVPEIGEDAERPAFLSAPFPPIRQPTLVIWGVQDKALLPSQLEGLETLVPDMTLVKVDAGHFVPWEAPDAVTDAIRDWLG; translated from the coding sequence ATGGCCTTCGATCTGCAGCGCATCGACCTTCCAACCGGCGTCGCCCTGGACGTCGCCGTCGCGGGCGACCCGGCGAATCCCGCGATCATCCTGCTCCACGGCTTTCCGGAATCGCATCGCACCTGGCGGCACCAGATCCCCGAGCTGGCGAAGACCCATTTCGTGCTCGCGCCCGACCAGCGCGGTTTCGCGCGGTCGTCAAAGCCGGAAGCGGTCAGCGACTATACGCCCGACAAGATGGTCGGCGACCTGATCGCGCTCGCCGATCATTTCGGCGTCGGGACCTTCACGCTGGTCGGCCATGACTGGGGCGGCGCGATCGCGTGGATGGCAGCGCTGACCCGGCCCGACCGGGTCGCGAAGCTGATCATCGTCAACGCGCCGCATCCGTTCGTCTTCCAGCGGTCAATGTTCGACGATCCCGCGCAGCGCGAGGCGAGCCAGTATATCCGCGCCTTCCGCAACCCGGATTTCGAGAAGCATATCGACGCGATCGGCCTGTCGGCATTCTTTGACGGCAGCTTCATGCGCCATACCGATTTCGAAAACGTCGCGGCGGAGAAACCGACCTATCTCGACCAATGGGGTCAGCCGGGCGCGATGACAGCGATGCTCAACTGGTACCGCGCCAGCGCGATCATCGTGCCCGAGATCGGCGAGGACGCCGAACGCCCGGCATTCCTGAGCGCGCCCTTCCCGCCGATCAGGCAGCCGACGCTGGTGATCTGGGGCGTGCAGGACAAGGCATTGCTGCCGAGCCAGCTCGAGGGGCTCGAGACGCTGGTGCCCGACATGACGCTGGTGAAAGTCGATGCCGGGCATTTCGTGCCATGGGAAGCGCCCGACGCAGTGACTGACGCGATTCGCGACTGGCTGGGTTAA
- a CDS encoding pirin family protein gives MIDDFVLHTIQPTTHDLGGFKVHRTLPSKPRTMVGPFLFFDQMGPAHLEVGTGIDVRPHPHINLATVTYLFGGAIDHRDSIGTFATIEPGAVNLMTAGRGIVHSERSPASERAQGPDLSGIQTWIALPEANEEMDPAFEHVAKADLPVIETPNARARIIMGSLWGSTAPTTTYAGTIYADIVLDPGGEVPVDADADERAVYLALGEASLDGVPLEPMTLYVLKPGVATSLKSRDGGRVMLCGGDAFATPRHVWWNFVSSSRERINQAKDDWQAGRFPKVPGDDKEFIPIPAIPKTVSYP, from the coding sequence ATGATCGACGATTTCGTCCTGCACACCATCCAGCCGACGACTCACGACCTGGGCGGCTTCAAGGTGCATCGCACCCTGCCGTCGAAACCGCGCACGATGGTCGGCCCGTTCCTGTTCTTCGACCAGATGGGGCCGGCGCATCTCGAGGTCGGCACCGGCATCGACGTGCGGCCGCATCCGCACATCAACCTCGCCACCGTGACCTATCTGTTCGGCGGGGCGATCGACCATCGCGACTCGATCGGCACCTTCGCGACGATCGAGCCGGGCGCGGTGAACCTGATGACCGCCGGGCGCGGCATCGTCCATTCGGAGCGCTCGCCCGCCAGCGAGCGAGCCCAGGGACCGGACCTGTCGGGCATCCAGACCTGGATCGCGCTGCCCGAGGCGAACGAGGAGATGGACCCGGCGTTCGAGCATGTCGCGAAGGCCGACCTGCCGGTGATCGAGACGCCGAACGCGCGCGCGCGGATCATCATGGGCAGCCTGTGGGGCTCGACCGCGCCGACCACCACCTATGCCGGGACGATCTATGCCGACATCGTGCTCGACCCGGGCGGCGAGGTGCCGGTCGACGCCGATGCGGACGAGCGCGCGGTGTATCTCGCGCTGGGCGAGGCGAGCCTCGATGGCGTGCCGCTGGAGCCGATGACTCTCTATGTGCTGAAGCCCGGCGTGGCAACTTCGCTGAAATCGCGCGACGGCGGGCGGGTGATGCTGTGCGGCGGCGATGCCTTTGCGACCCCGCGCCATGTGTGGTGGAATTTCGTCTCGTCGAGCCGCGAACGGATCAACCAGGCCAAGGACGACTGGCAGGCAGGCCGATTCCCCAAGGTGCCCGGGGACGACAAGGAGTTCATCCCGATCCCGGCGATTCCGAAGACCGTGAGCTATCCGTGA
- a CDS encoding NUDIX domain-containing protein, giving the protein MSLAERPAARILLMDPVGRVLLFRFDAADRPPFWATPGGAVDPGESYEEAARRELIEETGIHADPGPELFRRVVEFVTLEGVPVLADERYFLIRTDADGIDTSRHTELERRVMQHWQWFDRDAIAAHHELIYPEDLAEILSGLNGAEP; this is encoded by the coding sequence GTGAGCCTGGCCGAACGCCCGGCGGCGCGAATCCTGCTTATGGATCCGGTGGGGCGCGTGCTGCTGTTCCGCTTCGACGCCGCCGATCGCCCGCCCTTCTGGGCGACACCGGGCGGCGCCGTCGATCCGGGCGAGAGCTATGAGGAAGCGGCACGGCGCGAGCTGATCGAGGAGACCGGCATCCATGCCGATCCCGGGCCCGAGCTCTTCAGGCGAGTCGTCGAGTTCGTCACGCTGGAAGGCGTGCCGGTGCTGGCCGACGAGCGCTATTTCCTGATCCGCACCGATGCCGACGGGATCGATACCTCGCGCCACACCGAACTGGAGCGGCGGGTGATGCAGCACTGGCAATGGTTTGACCGCGACGCCATCGCCGCGCACCATGAGCTGATCTACCCCGAGGACCTCGCCGAGATCCTGTCGGGCCTGAACGGAGCCGAACCATGA
- a CDS encoding glutathione S-transferase, whose product MMYRLWYWPSIQGRGEFVRLPLEAAGIAYEDCARAAGEKALMADMERHGAGGPFAPPYLETRDGTIAQVANILLYLGEKHDLVPAAQRHWANQIQLTVADLIAEVHNVHHPVSVTDYYRDQKPEAARAAGTMREERLPRFLGHFEAATTARAGDWLTGERWCYADTSLFQVVEGLRYMFPKRMAAIESDYPALIALHNRVAALPGIGAYLASDRRIPFNQDGIFRHYPELDAA is encoded by the coding sequence ATCATGTACAGGCTCTGGTACTGGCCCTCGATCCAGGGACGCGGCGAGTTCGTCCGGCTGCCGCTTGAGGCCGCAGGCATCGCCTATGAGGATTGCGCGCGCGCGGCGGGCGAAAAGGCGCTGATGGCCGATATGGAGCGGCACGGCGCCGGCGGCCCCTTCGCCCCGCCCTATCTGGAGACGAGGGACGGCACGATCGCCCAGGTCGCCAACATCCTGCTCTATCTCGGCGAGAAGCACGACCTGGTCCCGGCGGCGCAGCGGCACTGGGCCAACCAGATCCAGCTGACCGTCGCCGATCTCATCGCCGAGGTGCACAATGTCCATCATCCGGTGAGCGTGACCGACTATTATCGCGACCAGAAGCCAGAGGCAGCGCGCGCGGCCGGGACGATGCGCGAAGAGCGGCTCCCCAGGTTCCTCGGCCATTTCGAGGCGGCTACCACCGCCCGTGCAGGCGACTGGCTGACCGGCGAGCGGTGGTGCTATGCCGACACCTCGCTGTTCCAGGTCGTCGAAGGGCTGCGCTACATGTTCCCGAAACGCATGGCGGCGATCGAGAGCGATTATCCCGCGCTGATCGCGCTCCACAACCGCGTCGCCGCGCTGCCGGGCATTGGCGCCTATCTGGCGAGCGACCGGCGCATCCCGTTCAACCAGGACGGCATCTTCCGCCACTATCCCGAGCTCGACGCGGCGTGA
- a CDS encoding BolA family transcriptional regulator, with product MTNLATGPVASEIATRLAAALNPTHLEVVNDSHHHAGHMGDDGTGESHFTVIVESPAFSGLNRVQRQRLVNQALADLLSSRIHALAIRARAPGE from the coding sequence ATGACCAATCTCGCCACCGGCCCCGTCGCATCCGAAATCGCAACCCGTCTCGCCGCCGCGCTCAACCCGACGCATCTGGAGGTGGTGAACGACAGCCATCACCATGCCGGGCATATGGGCGATGACGGTACGGGCGAATCGCACTTCACCGTCATCGTCGAAAGCCCGGCCTTTTCCGGCCTGAATCGCGTGCAGCGCCAGCGGCTGGTGAACCAGGCGCTCGCCGATCTGTTGTCCTCGCGAATCCATGCGCTGGCCATCCGGGCACGCGCGCCGGGAGAATAA
- a CDS encoding J domain-containing protein yields MARDREKKERPSTRFHGRVEGAERACAHPDCALPGEFRAPPADGPANDFEGPRPYRWFCLDHVREFNAGYNFFQGMSADEIHDAQRPFAGWERETRAFATGGADRPPSWADFTDPLDAIGARFQRRMAETAARKDGRPLSESDRRSLKILGLPLDVDRRGLRQRYAELVRRYHPDRNGGDRSHEKILQEVIAAYTQLKGAPAFA; encoded by the coding sequence GTGGCGCGGGACAGGGAAAAGAAAGAACGGCCGAGCACCCGCTTCCACGGTCGCGTGGAAGGGGCTGAGCGGGCGTGCGCCCATCCGGACTGCGCGCTTCCGGGCGAATTCCGTGCGCCTCCGGCAGACGGACCGGCGAACGACTTCGAAGGGCCGCGCCCCTATCGCTGGTTCTGCCTGGATCATGTGCGCGAATTCAACGCCGGCTATAATTTCTTCCAGGGCATGAGTGCCGACGAGATCCACGACGCGCAACGCCCCTTTGCCGGATGGGAGCGCGAGACCCGCGCCTTCGCCACCGGCGGCGCGGATCGCCCGCCGAGCTGGGCCGACTTTACCGATCCGCTCGACGCGATCGGCGCGCGCTTCCAGCGCCGCATGGCGGAGACGGCGGCGCGCAAGGACGGACGGCCGCTGTCGGAAAGCGACCGCCGCTCGCTCAAGATACTCGGCCTGCCCCTGGACGTCGACCGCCGCGGCCTGCGCCAGCGCTATGCGGAACTCGTCCGCCGCTATCATCCGGACCGCAACGGCGGCGACCGCAGCCACGAAAAGATCCTGCAGGAAGTGATCGCGGCCTATACCCAGCTGAAGGGGGCGCCGGCCTTCGCCTGA